The genomic DNA AATATGGTATCATTTATAAAAAATGTATGGAGTGAGGAATGGCAGTAATAAAATTTCAAAAAAAGGAAGAACCGGAAATTCTTTTTGGCATAAAACTTCCGGAGATAGTAAAGAACCTGTATTATGAAATAAAAAACAGGGACAGATTTCTTGCAGTACTAAAGGAGACTTTTAATATTAACGAGGATAGATATCTGAAAATAGTAAATGCCAGAGATTTGAAAGGAAATGATACTTTAATAGTAGTAATCTTTGATAATTTTTATTCAAAGAGAAATGTTGCCAGATATGATTACGAAATAGAAGAATTTGATTTCAAAATTTATGAATTTGATTACAATTTAGAGGTTAACGTAGAAAAAATTATAGAACAAAACCATAAAAATTAGTTTTTAGGAGGAAAAAGAAAATGAAAAAAATTTTAGTGATACTTACATTATTTATGCTTTCAATGTCCAGCTTTTCATTTGGATGGTTCAAAAGCAACAAACCAAAAAATTATAGCTTAGAAGCAACTATAAGAACGAACAAAGGTGACATAAACGTATTTTTATATCCGGAAGCAGCCCCTTTAGCAGTGTTAAACTTTGTGAATCTTTCGAGAAGAGGATTCTATAACGGACTGACTTTTCACAGAGTACTTCCGAATACACTTGTTCAGGGCGGAGATCCGAACGGTGACGGAACAGGAGGACCTGGTTACACATTTGATGATGAAATAGCAAAATGGCTGAATTTTGATGATCCGGGAATGCTGGCAATGGCAAATTCAGGACCAGATACAAACGGAAGTCAGTTTTTTATAACAATAAATCCTTTGGATCAGCTAAACGGGAAATATACTATTTTCGGTGAACTAAAGACAAGAGCGGATTTAAGTGTTTTGAAAACAATAAGACAGGGCGATGTAATTAACAGCATAGAGATAAGAGGAAAAGATTATGAAGAGTTCCTGATGCTTTATGCAAATCAGCTGGATGAATGGAATGCAGCACTAAATGCAAAATTTAGACAGTAAATAATATTAAAGGGTGTAAGTTATTACACCCTTTTTGTATGGCTATAAAAAATAGAATAATAAAAAATAATGTTTTGAAAGAAAATAATATATAATATGAATAATACTGGATATATGAAAAACAGACATAAGGTTTTGACGGAAACTGCATTTGGTTAATTTTTAGAAATGCAGTATCAGAGCCTTACAGCAGAAAATTATACGCTAAATCTTCTGAGATCTGCTTCCAGAAACTGTCTGTTGAAATGTTCAGAAAATACCTTGAAAAAAAAAAAAACATATGATACAATAATACGAACTATGAAAATTTTAAAATGTTGGAAAGGAGTACAAGGATGAGAAAAGATATACATCCAGACTACAGATTAGTGGTTTTTGAAGATACTAGTAATGGATTTAAATTTTTAACAAAATCTACAAAGGCGACAAGAGAAACAACTGTTTGGGAAGACGGTAAGGAATACCCGGTTGTTAAAGTTGCTACAAGCTCTACATCACATCCATTCTATACAGGAAAATCTAAATTTGTTGATGAAACTGGAAGAGTTGATAAATTTAAGAAAAAATATAATTTATAATAAACAGAGGGAGCTATTAGGTGTAATAGTAATCTCTGCTTTTTTTATGAAAATACAATGAGGGAGTGAAATATAAATGTCTGTTATCGAAATAAAACATCCGTTAATAGAGCATAAACTGACTAATCTAAGAAACAAGTACACAGATACTAAGTTATTCAGAGAAAGCTTAAATGAAATAGCAGGGTTAATGACTTATGAAGCTACAAAGGATTTGGAAGTAAAGGAAGTGGAAACGGAAACTCCGCTTCAGATGACAATAACAAAGGTTTTGAGCCAGCCGGTGACTTTGGTTCCTATATTAAGAGCAGGACTGGGAATGGTAGAAGGAATACTTCAGTTTGTTCCTACTGCAAAAGTAGGTCATTTAGGGGTATACAGAAATGAAGAAACTCTTGAACCTGTTTATTATTACGCAAAAATGCCTTCGAATGTGGCAGAAAGCAAGGTTCTGATAGTAGATCCCATGCTGGCGACAGGAGGTTCGGTTAACTATACTATAGATTATCTGAAAGGCGTCGGTGTAAGCAACATATCATTTTTATGTATAATAGCCGCTCCGGAGGGAATCGCAAAAGTAGTGGAAAGACATCCTGACGTGGATATATATGCAGCATGTATAGATGAAGGATTAAATGAACATGCATATATATATCCGGGACTCGGAGATGCCGGAGACAGAATTTTCGGAACTAAGTAAAAGAAACATCTGGATTTAAAGAAAAAATATATTGAAAATAAATATATGAAAAAGGGACTAAACTCTGGTCCCTTTCGTCTGTTTTTTTGAAAAAAATATTATTCAGAGAATATAATAAATTTTTATAATACATGCGAACTGTTAATATATAACTATTTGTCAATGAATAATAAAAAATTAATCATATAAAATAATAAAAATTTATAATTATCTCTGAAAAAAATATGTTATACTAAAATAATGATATTGGTGTAATGTCCTTTTTATTTTTACTTAAAGGATATTAAAAATAAACAGAACATTATGCCAAAAAAGAGGAGTTTAGAATGAGAAATTTACTGGACAGGGAAAATGTGGAAAAGTTTATTTCCGATTTAAAAAAACAGAATAAGAAAGTAGTTTTTACAAATGGTGTGTTTGATATACTGCATGTAGGGCATCTTACATATCTGGAAGAGGCAAAATCATTTGGAGATATTCTGGTAGTGGGAATAAACAGTGATTCATCAGTAAAGGTGAATAAAGGAGATAAAAGACCAATAAACAGCGAACAAGACAGGGCAAAAATGATACTTGGACTGAAACCCGTTGATTATGCTGTTATTTTTGACGAAAAAACTCCTGTGGAAATAATAGGGAAAATCAAACCGGATATTCATATAAAAGGCGGGGATTATAAAAAAGAAGAGTTGCCGGAGACTGAAATAGTAGAAAAAAACGGCGGAACCGTGGAAATTTTATCTTTTGTGGATAATAAATCTACTACGGGAGTAATAGAAAAAATATTGGATGTTTATGGGAGTAAGAATGGAAAGTAAAGTTTTGACTTTTGAAGAACTGGACAAGCTTGCGGAAAATATTGCACGAATATTAAAAAGAGGCGACAGTCTCGCACTGATTGGAGATCTGGGAACGGGAAAAACCACTTTTACAAAGAATATCTGTAAATATTTTAACATTACTGAAAATGTGAAAAGTCCTACTTTTAATTATGTTATAGAATATAATTCTGGTGATATTCCAATATACCATTTCGATGTATACAGACTGGAAGAAGCATCGGAAATATACGATATAGGCTATGAAGATTATCTTGGCGGTGAAGGAATATCCATTATAGAATGGGCTGACAAAATATCGGACGAGCTTCCGGAAGATACACTTTTTTTAGAGCTGGCCTATGATACTGAAAGAACAAGAAAAGTATCGGTATATAAATTAATAAACGGAGAAAAAAAATATGTTGATATTGGGAATTAGTGCTACAACCAAAACAGGAAGTATAGCTATATATGATGAAGACAGGGGACTTCTGGGAGAAGTTACTGTAGATATAGAAAAAACTCATTCAGGAACACTTTTGGATAAAATTGATAAGCTCCTTGAATGGACATCAAAAAAAATATCAGATATAGATGAAGTAGCGGTGTCAAATGGTCCGGGATCATTTACGGGAGTGAGAATAGCAATAGCTACGGTAAAGGGTTTGTTCTTTGTGAAAAAAATACCTGTTTACCCTGTAAACGAACTCGATGCACTTGCTTATCAGGTGAATATGCCTGGTGAAAAAGTCGTATCTGTTATTGATTCAAGAAAAGAAAAAATTTATTATTCAATATCAAGAATAGAAAAAGATGGTTTGAAACTTCTGGAAGGGTATCATGTAGCAAAACTGGATGACCTTCTGGAAAAGCTGCATGCTGAAAATTGTGATTATTATTTTTCAGGAGACGGAGCCTTTAATTACAGGGGAAAAATCAGTGACAAGCTGGGAGAAAAGGCAAAATTTCCTCTGTATTCAAATATAAAAATAAAAGCTTCCACATTAATACTGATCAGAAAAAATTATGAAAAAGCAGACATCTACAGTCTGAAACCATATTATCTGGAAAAATCTCAAGCAGAAAAGGAGATAAAGAATGGCACTTAAAGATTTGTTCAAGCTGAAAAAAAATAAAGCTGAAATTGATGAAGATAAAAATGCCGATGCATTGGAAGAAAACATCGGGGAGGCAGTGAGCGAAGAAGTTAGTAAACAGGCTGAAGAATACACTGCTGAAAAGCCGAAACCTCTGAAAGAAAGACTTGTAAAGACTAAAAAAGGATTTTTTACAAAGCTGAAAGAGGTTTTTACAGGAAAGCCGATAGATGATGAAATGTATGAGGAGCTGGAAGATCTGCTGATACAGTCGGATCTTGGTTTTGATATGACATTAAGAGTAATAGAGGAATTGGAAGAACGTGTGAAAAAAGCTAAAGTGAAGGATTCAGAAGAGGTATATGAAATATTAAAGCAGATTCTGAGAGAAAAAATTTCCAGTGAAAACAGTGCTTTGGACATAGTGGACGGGAAATTAAATATAATCCTTGTAGTGGGTGTAAACGGAGTAGGAAAAACAACCTCTATTGGTAAAATAGCAAGCAAGCTGAAGCAGAAAAATAAGAAGGTAATAATAGGAGCAGCTGATACTTTCAGGGCGGCGGCAATAGAACAGCTGGAAGAATGGGGTAAGAGAACCGGTGTGGAAGTAATAAAACAGTCGCACGGAAGCGATCCCGGGGCAGTAGTTTTCGATACAATAAGTACAGCAAGAAGTAAAAAATATGATGTAGCAATTATAGATACAGCCGGAAGACTTCACAATAAATCTGATCTGATGAAGGAGCTGGAGAAAATAAATAAAATAATCATTCAGCAGTCTGGTGAAGATAATTTTGAAAAATTACTTGTAATAGACAGTACGACCGGTCAGAATGGACTCCAGCAGGCAAAGCTGTTTAATGAAATCGTTGATTTATCAGGTGTGATACTTACCAAATTTGACGGTACCGCAAAGGGAGGAATTATTTTTGCGATATCAGATGAGCTGAAAAAGCCTATAAAATATCTCGGAGTTGGTGAAGGGATAGAGGATCTGCGTGAATTTAATGCCGATGAATTTGTTAATGCAATTTTTGATTAAATATATATAAAACATTAAGGAGTGATGGAAATTGTCAAGTTTGATGGAACAAATTAAAAGCAAGGCTAAAGACCTCAGAAAAAAAGTAGTATTACCCGAAACAGAGGATACAAGGGTAATAGAAGCAGCTGCACAGCTGATAAAAGAGGGGACAGTAAAAGTAGTATTGGTAGGTGCGGCTGATGAAATAAAAGCCAGTGCCGAAAAATTAGGGGTATGTGTAGAAGGTGCAGAAATATTAAACCCGAAAGAATATGCTCAGATGGATGACTTTGTGCAGGAACTTTTTAAATTAAGAGAAAAAAAAGGAATGACATTGGAAAAAGCCAAAAAAATACTGGAGCATGATAATCTTTACTTTGGAGCAATGCTTGTAAGAAAAGGATATGCAGCGGGAATGGTAGCGGGGTCGAATTCGCCGACAGCAGATGTTCTGAGAGCAGCAATACATGTAGTAGGTACAAAGCCGGGTCTTAAAACTGTATCAAGTTCCATGATTATGATAACAAATACACCTGAATACGGTGAAAACGGAGTTCTTATTTTTGGTGACTGCGGTGTCATACCAAAGCCTACTTCTGAACAGCTTGCAGATATAGCAATTTCAAGCGCTGAAAAAGCAAGAAGTCTGGTAGATATAAAAGAGCCAAAGGTGGCGATGCTGTCATTTTCAACTTATGGAAGCGCTTCTTCGGAAGATGTAACCAGAGTGCAGGAAGCAGTAGAAATCTTAAAGTCAAGAAATGTTGATTTCAAATTCGGCGGAGAATTACAATTTGATGCGGCAGTGGTGCCGGAAGTATCACGTAAAAAAGCTCCTAACAGTGAGGTAAAAGGAGAGGCTAATATTTTGATATTCCCGGATCTGGGTGCTGGAAATATAGGATATAAAATAGCACAAAGACTTGCCAAAGCGGAAGCTTTAGGTCCGTTAATACAAGGTCTGGCAAAGCCTATACATGATCTGTCAAGAGGATGCAGTGTACAGGATATAGTAAATGTAGCGGCCATCACGGCAGTAGAATCAGAATTATAATTTTTTAGGAGGAAAAAATGAAAGTTTTAGTGATTAACAGTGGAAGTTCTTCGTTAAAGTTTGAACTGGTAGATATGACTAAGGAGGAGACTCTTGCAAAGGGAATTTGTGAAAGAATAGGAATAAATGATTCAAAATTAGTTTATAAAAATATAGTAAAAGATACAAAAAATGAAATATCAGAGGACATGCCGAATCACAAAGTAGCAATTGATCTGGTATTAAAAGCCCTTCAGGATTCTGAAAGCGGGAATATAGCCGATGTAAACGAAATAGATGCAATAGGCCACAGAGTGGTACACGGCGGGGAATATTTTAAGGAATCGGCATTAATAACTGACGAAGCTTTGAAAAAAATAGAAGAAGTAGCAGAGCTTGCCCCTCTTCATAATCCTGCTAACATTATGGGAATAAAAGTAATGCAGGAGCTGCTTCCGGGGAAACCAAATGTAGCGGTATTCGATACTGCATTCCATCAGACAATGCCTTCAGAAGCATATATGTACGCCCTTCCGTATGAAGATTATACAGAACTAAAAGTAAGAAAATATGGATTTCACGGAACGTCTCATAAATATGTAAGTGAGAGAACAGCTGAATTAATTGATAATAAAAATTCAAAAATAATTGTGTGCCACCTTGGAAACGGAGCGAGTATTTCAGCAGTTAAGAATGGTGAATCTATAGATACTTCAATGGGTCTTACGCCTCTTCAGGG from Sebaldella termitidis ATCC 33386 includes the following:
- the upp gene encoding uracil phosphoribosyltransferase, with product MSVIEIKHPLIEHKLTNLRNKYTDTKLFRESLNEIAGLMTYEATKDLEVKEVETETPLQMTITKVLSQPVTLVPILRAGLGMVEGILQFVPTAKVGHLGVYRNEETLEPVYYYAKMPSNVAESKVLIVDPMLATGGSVNYTIDYLKGVGVSNISFLCIIAAPEGIAKVVERHPDVDIYAACIDEGLNEHAYIYPGLGDAGDRIFGTK
- the rfaE2 gene encoding D-glycero-beta-D-manno-heptose 1-phosphate adenylyltransferase codes for the protein MRNLLDRENVEKFISDLKKQNKKVVFTNGVFDILHVGHLTYLEEAKSFGDILVVGINSDSSVKVNKGDKRPINSEQDRAKMILGLKPVDYAVIFDEKTPVEIIGKIKPDIHIKGGDYKKEELPETEIVEKNGGTVEILSFVDNKSTTGVIEKILDVYGSKNGK
- the pta gene encoding phosphate acetyltransferase, giving the protein MSSLMEQIKSKAKDLRKKVVLPETEDTRVIEAAAQLIKEGTVKVVLVGAADEIKASAEKLGVCVEGAEILNPKEYAQMDDFVQELFKLREKKGMTLEKAKKILEHDNLYFGAMLVRKGYAAGMVAGSNSPTADVLRAAIHVVGTKPGLKTVSSSMIMITNTPEYGENGVLIFGDCGVIPKPTSEQLADIAISSAEKARSLVDIKEPKVAMLSFSTYGSASSEDVTRVQEAVEILKSRNVDFKFGGELQFDAAVVPEVSRKKAPNSEVKGEANILIFPDLGAGNIGYKIAQRLAKAEALGPLIQGLAKPIHDLSRGCSVQDIVNVAAITAVESEL
- the ftsY gene encoding signal recognition particle-docking protein FtsY; the encoded protein is MALKDLFKLKKNKAEIDEDKNADALEENIGEAVSEEVSKQAEEYTAEKPKPLKERLVKTKKGFFTKLKEVFTGKPIDDEMYEELEDLLIQSDLGFDMTLRVIEELEERVKKAKVKDSEEVYEILKQILREKISSENSALDIVDGKLNIILVVGVNGVGKTTSIGKIASKLKQKNKKVIIGAADTFRAAAIEQLEEWGKRTGVEVIKQSHGSDPGAVVFDTISTARSKKYDVAIIDTAGRLHNKSDLMKELEKINKIIIQQSGEDNFEKLLVIDSTTGQNGLQQAKLFNEIVDLSGVILTKFDGTAKGGIIFAISDELKKPIKYLGVGEGIEDLREFNADEFVNAIFD
- a CDS encoding type B 50S ribosomal protein L31, producing MRKDIHPDYRLVVFEDTSNGFKFLTKSTKATRETTVWEDGKEYPVVKVATSSTSHPFYTGKSKFVDETGRVDKFKKKYNL
- a CDS encoding acetate/propionate family kinase — encoded protein: MKVLVINSGSSSLKFELVDMTKEETLAKGICERIGINDSKLVYKNIVKDTKNEISEDMPNHKVAIDLVLKALQDSESGNIADVNEIDAIGHRVVHGGEYFKESALITDEALKKIEEVAELAPLHNPANIMGIKVMQELLPGKPNVAVFDTAFHQTMPSEAYMYALPYEDYTELKVRKYGFHGTSHKYVSERTAELIDNKNSKIIVCHLGNGASISAVKNGESIDTSMGLTPLQGLMMGTRCGDLDPAAVLYIMEKRGMDSKQMDARMNKQSGVLGIFGKSSDFRDLEDANALGDDRAYLAHHMFTYRVKSYIGAYAAALNGVDAIAFTGGVGENDSAVRRDICNGLKFLGVELNEEINEKRISGDVELSTAASKVRIFKIETAEELMIARDTYALAK
- the tsaE gene encoding tRNA (adenosine(37)-N6)-threonylcarbamoyltransferase complex ATPase subunit type 1 TsaE translates to MESKVLTFEELDKLAENIARILKRGDSLALIGDLGTGKTTFTKNICKYFNITENVKSPTFNYVIEYNSGDIPIYHFDVYRLEEASEIYDIGYEDYLGGEGISIIEWADKISDELPEDTLFLELAYDTERTRKVSVYKLINGEKKYVDIGN
- a CDS encoding peptidylprolyl isomerase; protein product: MKKILVILTLFMLSMSSFSFGWFKSNKPKNYSLEATIRTNKGDINVFLYPEAAPLAVLNFVNLSRRGFYNGLTFHRVLPNTLVQGGDPNGDGTGGPGYTFDDEIAKWLNFDDPGMLAMANSGPDTNGSQFFITINPLDQLNGKYTIFGELKTRADLSVLKTIRQGDVINSIEIRGKDYEEFLMLYANQLDEWNAALNAKFRQ
- the tsaB gene encoding tRNA (adenosine(37)-N6)-threonylcarbamoyltransferase complex dimerization subunit type 1 TsaB, encoding MLILGISATTKTGSIAIYDEDRGLLGEVTVDIEKTHSGTLLDKIDKLLEWTSKKISDIDEVAVSNGPGSFTGVRIAIATVKGLFFVKKIPVYPVNELDALAYQVNMPGEKVVSVIDSRKEKIYYSISRIEKDGLKLLEGYHVAKLDDLLEKLHAENCDYYFSGDGAFNYRGKISDKLGEKAKFPLYSNIKIKASTLILIRKNYEKADIYSLKPYYLEKSQAEKEIKNGT